Proteins from one Molothrus aeneus isolate 106 chromosome 27, BPBGC_Maene_1.0, whole genome shotgun sequence genomic window:
- the LMNB2 gene encoding lamin-B2, giving the protein MSRCPPARQPSAMSGTPSRGTPGGTPLSPTRISRLQEKEELRQLNDRLAVYIDRVRALELENDRLLLKISEKEEVTTREVSGIKSLYESELADARRVLDETAKERARLQIEIGKLRAELEEFNKSYKKKDADLSVAQGRIKDLEVLFHRSEAELNTVLNEKRSLEAEVADLRAQLAKAEDGHAVAKKQLEKETLMRVDLENRCQSLQEDLDFRKNVFEEEIRETRKRHEHRLIEVDTSRQQEYESKMTQALEDLRNQHDEQVKLYKMELEQTYQAKLENAKLSSDQNDKAAGAAREELKEARMRIEALSYQLSGLQKQASAAEDRIRELEEMMAGEREKFRKMLDAKEREMTDMRDQMQLQLTEYQELLDVKLALDMEISAYRKLLEGEEERLKLSPSPSSRVTVSRATSSSSSSSTSLVRSSRGKRKRIEAEELSGSGTSGIGTGSISGSSSSSSFQMSQQASATGSISIEEIDLEGKYVQLKNNSEKDQSLGNWRLKRQIGDGDEIAYKFTPKYVLRAGQTVTIWGADAGVSHSPPSVLVWKNQGSWGTGGNIRTYLVNSEGEEVAVRSVTKSVVVRENEEEEDEAEYGEEDLFNQQGDPRTTSRGCSVM; this is encoded by the exons ATGAGTcgctgcccgcccgcccgccaGCCCAGCGCCATGTCAGGCACTCCGAGCCGCGGCACTCCCGGCGGGACCCCGTTGTCGCCGACCCGCATCTCCcggctgcaggagaaggaggaactGCGGCAGCTCAATGACCGCCTGGCCGTTTACATTGACCGTGTGCGGGCACTGGAGCTGGAGAACGACCGACTGCTGCTGAAGATATCGGAGAAGGAGGAGGTCACCACCCGGGAG gtGAGTGGAATCAAGAGTCTCTATGAGTCTGAACTGGCTGATGCTCGAAGAGTTCTGGATGAAACTGCCAAGGAGAGGGCTAGATTACAAATTGAAATAGGAAAACTGAGAGCAGAACTTGAGGAGTTCAATAAAAG ctaCAAGAAGAAAGATGCAGATTTGTCTGTGGCTCAGGGTCGTATCAAGGATCTGGAAGTTCTCTTCCATAGAAGTGAGGCAGAACTCAATACTGTCCTGAATGAGAAACGCAGTCTGGAAGCAGAGGTGGCTGATCTACGTGCCCAGCTTGCTAAG GCTGAAGATGGTCATGCTGTGGCAAAGAAGCAGTTGGAGAAGGAGACACTCATGCGTGTGGACCTGGAAAATCGGTGCCAGAGTTTGCAAGAGGATCTGGATTTCAGGAAGAATGTATTTGAAGAG GAAATAAGGGAAACAAGAAAACGCCATGAACATCGTTTGATTGAGGTGGACACAAGCCGCCAACAGGAGTATGAATCCAAAATGACTCAGGCTCTGGAGGATCTGCGAAATCAACATGATGAACAAGTCAAACTGTATaagatggagctggagcagacaTATCAGGCTAAG CTGGAGAATGCCAAATTGTCCTCTGACCAAAATGACAAAGCTGCTGGTGCAGCTCGAGAGGAGCTGAAGGAGGCTCGCATGAGGATAGAAGCTCTCAGCTACCAGCTTTCTGGTCTTCAGAAACAG GCCAGTGCAGCAGAAGATCGCATTCGGGAACTGGAGGAAATGATGGCTGGCGAGCGGGAGAAGTTTAGGAAGATGCTGGATgcaaaggagagggaaatgaCAGACATGAGGGACCAGATGCAGCTTCAGCTTACGGAGTACCAAGAACTGCTTGATGTTAAATTAGCACTGGACATGGAGATCAGTGCTTACCGAAAACTCctggaaggagaagaggaaag GTTGAAGCTCTCTCCAAGTCCCTCCTCCCGTGTCACAGTCTCTCGGGctacctccagcagcagcagcagcagcacttcacTTGTTCGCTCTTCCCGAGGCAAGAGAAAACGTATTGAAGCAGAGGAGCTCTCTGGCAGTGGAACTAGTGGGATCGGCACTGGGAGTatcagtggcagcagcagtagcagtaGCTTTCAAATGTCCCAGCAAGCTTCAGCTACAGGAAGTATCAGCATAGAAGAAATAGACCTGGAGGGCAAGTATGTTCAGCTTAAGAACAACTCAGAGAAG GATCAGTCTTTGGGTAACTGGAGACTGAAAAGACAAATTGGAGATGGAGATGAAATTGCTTACAAATTTACTCCTAAGTATGtcctcagagctgggcagacTGTTACA ATCTGGGGTGCAGATGCAGGTGTGTCTCATAGCCCCCCTTCTGTTCTCGTGTGGAAGAATCAAGGCAGCTGGGGCACTGGTGGAAATATCCGCACTTACCTCGTCAACTCTGAAGGAGAG GAAGTTGCAGTGAGAAGCGTTACTAAATCAGTAGTTGTGCGAGAgaatgaagaggaagaagacGAAGCAGAATATGGAGAGGAAGACCTTTTCAACCAACAG GGTGATCCCAGAACAACCTCTAGAGGATGCTCAGTGAtgtga